A stretch of Sulfurimonas autotrophica DSM 16294 DNA encodes these proteins:
- a CDS encoding outer membrane lipoprotein-sorting protein yields the protein MLKTFLSLLISLNLFAISNQEVANKCEAVMDGFKDSSSNMKMTLINANNQKRERQMKMIMLEKESGNKSLMTFLSPADVKGTKFLNYEHINKDDDQWLYLPAIKRVKRIASKNKSGSFMGSEFSYEDLSSFSVKKYIFSGNAKEETINKVKYYIGERIPVSKNSGYTKQISWVDAKTFLIKKVEYYDRKKELLKTAVFDDYKKIKGIWRVGMMSMTNHQNDKKTILIWENEKIKTGLKDRNFHKRVLKK from the coding sequence GTGTTAAAAACTTTTCTCTCTTTGCTTATTTCCCTTAATCTTTTTGCTATTTCAAACCAAGAAGTTGCTAACAAATGTGAAGCCGTTATGGACGGCTTTAAAGACTCTTCATCAAATATGAAAATGACGCTTATCAATGCCAACAATCAAAAGCGTGAACGTCAAATGAAAATGATAATGCTTGAAAAAGAGTCCGGCAACAAATCACTGATGACTTTTCTCTCTCCTGCAGACGTTAAGGGGACAAAATTTCTCAATTATGAGCATATTAATAAAGATGATGACCAATGGCTTTATCTTCCGGCTATAAAACGTGTTAAACGCATAGCTTCAAAAAACAAATCAGGTTCTTTTATGGGTTCGGAATTTTCTTATGAAGATTTGAGCTCTTTTAGTGTCAAAAAGTATATTTTTTCCGGTAATGCCAAAGAAGAAACAATCAATAAAGTGAAGTATTATATAGGAGAGAGAATTCCTGTGAGTAAGAACTCCGGCTATACAAAACAGATTTCATGGGTTGATGCAAAAACATTTTTAATCAAAAAGGTTGAATATTACGATAGAAAAAAAGAGCTTCTAAAAACAGCAGTTTTTGATGATTACAAAAAAATCAAAGGCATATGGCGCGTCGGTATGATGAGTATGACAAATCATCAAAACGACAAAAAAACAATTTTAATCTGGGAAAATGAGAAAATAAAGACCGGACTCAAAGACAGAAACTTTCATAAACGCGTATTGAAAAAATAG
- a CDS encoding GNAT family N-acyltransferase codes for MLDIEKSYKQNFPKAVKYLPKSVNNFFIKRLKKVFHENKYNEIYEKNHYLKGLEFVDSMLELLDIDYTIKPKEIKNIPSTGKVLVVANHITGASDAFALVQLIASARENKKVRLMVNGMLMGVTQASDIIIPVDNITGAITKTSIKAINEALTNEEAVVIFPAGVVNRWSFKGIKDMPWKASFLKIAKKNNTPVLPVKIEGRNSILFYFVSLILPKKLSGLLMLPHEFVTAGEQKPLTFNIGRVIPVASFCDENISINEYLKLFYQHLYTLGTKKECVLQTETTITAAHNKMLLRGEVNKAEVLGQTLDGKKIILAQADEAPFLMQELGRVREISFRAIGGGTGGAKDNDLYDNYYKHLILWDEDDLEIVGAYRIGEVAQIIKNRGMEGLYTYNLCDFNEHFQDYCHNSVELGRSFVQPKYWGSRALDNLWQGVGAYLAKNPHIVYTYGTVTINADTPKQAVAALVYFYSLHFSCDTDMMSAKTPYFMSYEQKQEFDMLFKYRSYKEGFVVLKKYLKDLGTSVPTLFKQYAELYDEGAVRFFDFSINEGLHGVVEGFIIADNSKMKEAKRKRYIKN; via the coding sequence ATGTTAGATATAGAAAAATCATATAAACAAAATTTTCCAAAAGCAGTAAAATATCTGCCAAAAAGTGTAAATAACTTTTTTATTAAAAGACTCAAAAAAGTATTTCATGAAAACAAATATAATGAAATTTATGAAAAAAATCATTACCTCAAAGGTCTTGAGTTTGTAGACAGTATGCTTGAACTTTTAGATATAGATTATACAATCAAACCAAAAGAGATTAAAAACATACCCTCAACTGGTAAAGTTCTTGTCGTAGCTAATCATATAACAGGGGCATCGGACGCCTTTGCACTTGTACAGCTCATAGCCAGTGCAAGAGAAAACAAAAAAGTCAGATTGATGGTCAACGGTATGCTTATGGGAGTTACACAGGCAAGTGATATTATTATTCCTGTTGATAACATTACAGGTGCTATAACAAAAACAAGTATAAAAGCCATTAATGAAGCGTTGACAAATGAAGAAGCGGTTGTCATTTTTCCCGCAGGTGTTGTCAATAGATGGTCATTCAAAGGGATTAAAGACATGCCTTGGAAAGCAAGTTTTTTAAAAATAGCCAAAAAGAACAATACACCTGTTTTACCGGTAAAAATCGAAGGAAGGAATAGTATTCTTTTTTATTTTGTTTCTCTTATATTACCAAAAAAACTAAGCGGTCTGTTAATGCTTCCCCATGAATTTGTAACAGCAGGCGAGCAAAAACCACTTACCTTTAACATTGGACGAGTTATACCCGTTGCGTCTTTTTGTGATGAAAATATTAGTATTAATGAATATTTAAAACTTTTTTATCAGCATCTTTATACACTCGGAACAAAAAAAGAGTGTGTTTTACAAACAGAAACAACTATCACGGCAGCGCATAATAAAATGCTTCTGCGCGGGGAAGTAAACAAAGCAGAAGTTTTGGGACAAACACTTGACGGCAAAAAAATCATATTGGCGCAAGCAGATGAAGCACCTTTTTTAATGCAGGAACTTGGACGTGTAAGAGAAATCTCTTTTCGCGCCATAGGCGGTGGAACAGGCGGTGCAAAAGACAATGATTTGTATGATAATTATTACAAACATCTTATACTCTGGGATGAAGATGATTTGGAGATTGTCGGAGCATACCGCATCGGAGAAGTTGCCCAAATAATTAAAAACCGCGGGATGGAAGGTTTATATACCTATAACCTGTGTGATTTCAATGAACATTTTCAAGACTACTGTCATAACTCCGTAGAGCTTGGGCGCAGTTTTGTTCAGCCAAAATATTGGGGCTCACGTGCACTCGACAATCTCTGGCAGGGAGTCGGCGCCTATCTGGCTAAAAATCCTCATATTGTCTATACATACGGTACAGTTACCATTAATGCCGATACACCAAAACAGGCAGTCGCTGCACTCGTATATTTTTACTCTCTGCATTTTTCCTGCGACACAGATATGATGAGTGCTAAAACGCCTTATTTTATGTCATATGAGCAAAAACAGGAGTTTGATATGCTTTTTAAATACAGATCTTATAAAGAGGGTTTTGTGGTTTTAAAAAAATATCTCAAAGATTTGGGAACATCTGTGCCGACTCTTTTTAAACAGTATGCAGAACTGTATGATGAGGGTGCTGTGCGATTTTTTGATTTTAGTATCAATGAGGGACTTCATGGTGTTGTTGAAGGGTTCATCATTGCAGATAATTCTAAAATGAAAGAAGCCAAGAGAAAACGTTACATTAAAAATTGA
- a CDS encoding putative bifunctional diguanylate cyclase/phosphodiesterase: MKNAKLNRSFIMLAIVIPLVTLASIVIYIEFIKTKEHVFSVIKEHLVNQKIYTFQKYVTHIEKDYGDNLRKTIMLHPDTAKKLEAQLSLLQGEDVKYLYLLYRDKEHKYRYLLDTTKEAQDRAFFNQKFDTESDIWEKAYSTKKYQITQQNSLDKLWVTIAYPVVVNDNVVAVLGADFTYDVYTRIVQILKPMEDVFLYISFFMFIMLILAYVLVYLYYKTRKKAFIDPLTQVYNRQYLSEFLETTSLQNYYLMMIDLDNFKRVNDNYGHNIGDDVLVAVAQEIKSTVRQEDIVIRFGGEEFILLVDKKENKESIGVAERIRQAVMNLDIQSHDNQISMTLSIGVNPFPYSAKNMDEAIKIADEQLYVAKSSGRNRVEIFDDGKKYESEASNRISDIRLAIDEDGIKCAFQPIYFAKTGKIVKYEMLIRMINHEGKVIPPDSFLPSIRHTQIYIRLTSIVLQKAIETLQSMQDVHLSINLDIQDILNEDIIELLKFTFKSKQDLAQRVTIEILEHEEITNFEAIQKSISGLKELGFSIALDDFGSGYANFSYMMNLDLDILKIDGTIIKNIDKDKAAYNIVKAIVAFGRSMKMETVAEQIETKEEMDTLVELGVDCLQGYYLGRPGFKIL; encoded by the coding sequence ATGAAAAATGCAAAACTAAACAGAAGTTTTATCATGCTTGCCATTGTTATTCCTTTGGTAACACTTGCTTCCATAGTCATATATATTGAGTTTATTAAAACAAAAGAACATGTTTTTAGTGTTATAAAAGAGCATCTTGTCAATCAAAAGATATATACATTTCAAAAATATGTAACTCATATAGAAAAAGATTATGGTGATAATCTCCGCAAAACAATCATGCTGCATCCCGATACTGCAAAAAAACTTGAAGCACAACTTTCACTTTTGCAAGGAGAAGATGTTAAATATTTGTATCTTTTGTACAGAGATAAAGAGCATAAATACAGATATCTATTAGATACGACAAAAGAAGCCCAAGATAGAGCATTTTTCAATCAAAAATTTGATACAGAATCAGATATATGGGAAAAGGCATATAGTACAAAAAAATACCAAATAACTCAGCAAAACTCACTGGATAAACTCTGGGTTACAATTGCATACCCTGTAGTCGTGAACGATAATGTAGTAGCAGTTCTTGGTGCTGACTTTACGTATGATGTTTATACACGTATTGTGCAAATATTAAAACCTATGGAAGATGTATTTTTATATATTAGTTTTTTTATGTTTATTATGCTTATACTGGCTTATGTGCTTGTTTATCTCTATTATAAAACCAGAAAAAAAGCTTTTATTGATCCTTTGACCCAAGTTTACAATCGTCAATATCTCTCTGAATTTTTAGAGACGACTTCTTTGCAAAACTATTATCTGATGATGATAGATTTAGATAACTTTAAACGTGTTAATGATAATTATGGACATAATATCGGAGATGATGTTTTAGTAGCTGTAGCACAAGAGATAAAGTCGACTGTTCGTCAGGAAGATATTGTCATCCGTTTTGGAGGTGAAGAGTTTATTTTACTTGTAGATAAAAAAGAGAATAAAGAGTCTATAGGAGTAGCAGAACGCATTAGGCAAGCTGTTATGAATCTTGATATACAGAGTCATGATAATCAGATTAGTATGACTCTTTCTATCGGAGTTAATCCTTTTCCTTATAGTGCCAAAAATATGGATGAAGCTATAAAAATAGCAGATGAACAGCTCTATGTAGCCAAATCTTCAGGTCGTAACAGAGTAGAGATTTTCGATGACGGAAAAAAATATGAGAGTGAAGCTTCCAACCGTATCAGTGATATTCGTCTGGCAATTGATGAAGATGGAATCAAGTGTGCTTTTCAGCCAATTTATTTCGCAAAAACAGGAAAAATTGTCAAGTATGAGATGCTTATTCGTATGATAAACCATGAGGGAAAAGTGATTCCTCCTGACAGCTTTTTACCCTCTATTCGCCATACACAAATCTACATTAGACTGACATCTATTGTTTTACAAAAAGCTATTGAAACTCTTCAAAGCATGCAAGATGTACATTTGTCAATAAATTTAGACATTCAAGATATTTTAAATGAAGATATTATTGAACTGCTAAAATTTACATTTAAATCTAAGCAGGATTTGGCACAGAGAGTTACCATTGAGATATTGGAGCATGAAGAGATCACAAATTTTGAAGCAATTCAAAAGAGTATCTCAGGGTTAAAAGAGTTAGGTTTTTCAATTGCCTTAGATGATTTTGGCAGTGGTTATGCAAACTTCAGCTATATGATGAATTTAGATTTAGACATACTTAAAATTGACGGAACTATCATTAAAAATATAGATAAAGATAAAGCGGCTTATAATATTGTAAAAGCGATAGTTGCATTTGGACGCAGTATGAAGATGGAAACAGTAGCAGAACAGATTGAGACAAAAGAAGAGATGGATACGCTTGTGGAACTTGGTGTTGATTGTCTTCAGGGCTACTATTTAGGTCGCCCTGGCTTTAAGATATTATAG
- a CDS encoding efflux RND transporter permease subunit: protein MKKFVDLLIKFRWYIVIVIPLITIVLSYQLKYAQFDGSYRIWFGKDSKTLQQYDAFKNTFGNDDSIIIVFRDNNGIFNKKALHVIERLTEKLWQTKYIARVDSLTNYQYVHKNPQDADDILIDNFIEDIDALHVKDLQKKKKIALREDLIVNRIISKDAKTTMIVGRLTPKAGNTFGASKHIMHDINKYIKEEQKSGYKFYLAGGPVVNTTFSSLGQYDVKTFTPLVILIAMVMLWVIFRKISGVLLTILVVIFTFSIVLALQTIFGYKLNNFTANMPVFIIAIGIADAMHLFWIYLLGRKAGLDNYAAIHDTIEKNLVPTFLTSLTTAVGFASLGISDIVPIKTLGLATANAAILAFILTILFIPAALAILNIKVKVSKKPTSQQGLGDFAKKYAKFIIKNDNKIILATLVLFCFIAFGLTNLKVDSNAVRYFREDVPFRQTVNVIQKNLTGPMSYEIVIDSKKTDGIKNALFMKTVDKFSKEFKAKFPDARHTSSLVDVVKKFNEVIDANKSIPDNNNLIAQYLLLYSLSLPQGMEINDKMDVDERLLRLTASMNVVDTSKDLQMIEWIEEWWKKTPYSAQVNGQTQMFAHMQADVTDTLIESILLAIVVTSLLMFFIFKKLRMIPLFLIPNILPIILVIGVMGWLGINIDLGVAISGAIILGIAIDDTIHFLVKYKEARKKGFNFENSLAYVMQYAGLAMVLTTLVLSTAFIVFRLSQFMLNANFGLITAIALIIALLVDLLLLPALLGKLDAQDKSFLE from the coding sequence ATGAAAAAATTTGTAGACTTACTCATTAAATTTCGCTGGTATATAGTTATAGTAATTCCTCTTATTACTATTGTACTCTCTTATCAGCTTAAATATGCACAGTTTGACGGTTCATACAGAATCTGGTTTGGTAAAGATTCAAAAACACTCCAGCAATATGACGCATTTAAAAATACCTTTGGCAATGATGACTCCATCATTATAGTCTTTCGTGATAACAATGGCATTTTTAACAAAAAGGCCTTACATGTAATAGAGCGGCTCACCGAAAAACTCTGGCAGACAAAATATATAGCCAGAGTCGATTCACTTACAAACTACCAGTATGTTCATAAAAATCCGCAGGACGCGGATGATATACTCATAGATAATTTTATAGAAGATATTGACGCCTTACATGTAAAGGATTTACAGAAGAAAAAAAAGATTGCTTTACGTGAAGATTTGATTGTCAACCGCATCATATCTAAAGATGCAAAAACGACAATGATTGTCGGACGTCTCACACCAAAGGCAGGAAATACATTCGGTGCATCCAAGCATATTATGCACGATATTAATAAATATATTAAAGAGGAACAAAAGAGCGGCTACAAGTTTTATCTCGCCGGCGGTCCTGTAGTAAATACAACATTCAGCTCACTCGGTCAGTATGATGTAAAAACCTTTACACCACTTGTCATTCTTATAGCTATGGTGATGCTGTGGGTTATTTTTCGTAAAATTTCAGGTGTATTGTTAACAATTCTTGTCGTTATTTTTACCTTCAGCATTGTTTTAGCGCTCCAAACTATCTTTGGCTATAAACTCAACAACTTTACCGCTAATATGCCTGTATTTATCATTGCTATCGGTATTGCCGATGCGATGCACCTCTTTTGGATTTATCTCTTGGGCAGAAAAGCGGGACTTGATAATTATGCGGCAATTCACGATACTATAGAAAAAAATCTTGTACCGACTTTTTTGACCTCTCTTACAACGGCAGTCGGTTTTGCTTCTTTGGGGATTTCCGACATTGTGCCTATAAAAACCTTAGGACTTGCAACGGCAAATGCAGCTATACTTGCTTTTATTCTTACTATACTTTTTATTCCTGCAGCACTCGCAATTTTAAATATAAAAGTAAAAGTAAGCAAAAAGCCGACATCACAGCAGGGCCTTGGAGACTTTGCGAAAAAATATGCAAAGTTCATCATTAAAAATGACAATAAAATCATCTTGGCAACACTTGTTCTTTTTTGCTTTATAGCTTTTGGACTGACAAATCTCAAAGTAGATTCAAATGCTGTCAGATACTTTAGAGAAGATGTTCCCTTTCGTCAAACTGTCAATGTCATACAAAAAAATCTCACCGGTCCTATGAGCTATGAAATCGTCATAGATTCAAAAAAAACAGACGGCATAAAAAATGCCCTTTTTATGAAAACTGTCGATAAATTCTCAAAAGAATTCAAAGCAAAGTTTCCTGATGCCAGACATACATCTTCACTTGTTGATGTGGTTAAAAAATTCAATGAAGTTATAGACGCGAACAAGAGCATACCAGACAACAACAATCTCATAGCTCAGTATTTACTGCTTTATTCCCTTTCACTCCCTCAAGGCATGGAAATCAATGATAAAATGGATGTTGATGAACGACTCCTGCGACTTACCGCTTCTATGAATGTTGTTGATACGTCAAAAGATTTACAGATGATAGAGTGGATAGAAGAGTGGTGGAAAAAGACACCCTACTCGGCACAGGTAAACGGTCAAACCCAAATGTTTGCCCATATGCAGGCAGATGTAACAGACACGCTGATTGAATCAATTTTACTCGCAATTGTCGTAACCTCGCTGTTGATGTTTTTCATTTTTAAAAAACTACGAATGATACCGCTCTTTTTAATTCCAAATATACTCCCGATAATTTTGGTGATAGGCGTTATGGGCTGGTTGGGAATTAATATAGATCTGGGTGTTGCCATCTCAGGTGCTATTATCCTCGGCATTGCCATAGATGATACGATTCACTTTTTAGTAAAGTATAAAGAAGCACGAAAAAAAGGCTTTAATTTTGAAAACTCACTCGCGTATGTTATGCAGTATGCAGGCTTGGCGATGGTGCTTACAACGCTTGTTTTAAGCACGGCATTTATTGTCTTTCGTCTCTCACAATTTATGCTCAATGCAAATTTCGGACTTATCACAGCCATTGCTTTAATTATTGCTCTGCTCGTAGACCTGCTTCTACTGCCCGCCCTGCTTGGCAAACTTGATGCACAAGATAAAAGTTTCTTAGAATAA
- a CDS encoding TonB-dependent receptor plug domain-containing protein has product MRIIILLLIVLTFGWANGLDALLEDYKTESELSKKTKDENAGHLIVYTRDELERMQVESLKDVLKSIRFFRYLENRVGEPDMINLDPVVFSSKSIRIYLNDNELVLPITGSGFSMFGNIDMDFVDHVEIYEGFPSFDFGIEPATVVIRLYSKEAKRDAGTRVKVLGASHGSNKENVYNAGFAEDVAYFVYANHSQNKQDTYTVNSQNVKRDMTTNHFYGSLEKESYKVELNAFATKHDGFLGLLPYAVPNDTNMEKKFINASFGSKFQNDSLTFNLSYINSYGSYDAAYSAPVVFGGYSLIEQKYDSEVLTAIVKKKFQISNHTLSVGVQYRYKKFDLDDVKYDSVQSPVQQKYDNENIYSLFLEDAVSLSENNLVCLSVMQQHYDRNKAMKDEDISQLRLSYIYSNKKWISKTFLASQKFVPEPFMTAEAHVGNPKLEPEKYLSLTQETSYTNEQTLSKLILGYAKTKNFLVSDASGVMQNAKDDFITYYSALEFNYFFRKKDKLQLQFDYAKLKFPGDSSGVVEHYNYLIRMVNSISKFDIFNELVINHGFENLDTGYDYSAGVKYSVTPDLHINVKGENIFNAGLTRKYYYNITPTPKQLEVPVIEQKFMVSMEYLF; this is encoded by the coding sequence ATGAGAATAATTATTTTATTGCTAATTGTTTTAACTTTTGGTTGGGCAAATGGGCTTGATGCACTTTTGGAAGATTATAAAACAGAATCAGAACTTTCTAAAAAAACAAAAGATGAAAATGCGGGTCATTTGATTGTTTATACCAGAGATGAGTTGGAGCGTATGCAGGTAGAGTCTTTAAAAGATGTTTTAAAATCCATTCGATTTTTCAGATACTTGGAAAATCGTGTTGGCGAACCTGATATGATAAATCTTGATCCTGTAGTATTTAGTTCCAAATCTATCAGAATTTACTTAAATGACAATGAACTTGTTCTGCCAATTACAGGAAGCGGTTTTTCAATGTTTGGAAACATCGATATGGACTTCGTTGATCATGTTGAGATATATGAAGGATTTCCCTCTTTTGATTTTGGAATTGAGCCGGCTACTGTGGTTATAAGACTTTACTCTAAAGAGGCAAAGCGAGATGCAGGAACACGGGTAAAAGTTCTTGGTGCTTCACATGGCTCAAACAAAGAAAATGTATACAACGCAGGATTTGCTGAGGATGTAGCCTATTTTGTCTATGCAAACCATTCACAGAATAAACAAGACACATATACAGTAAATTCTCAAAATGTTAAAAGAGATATGACGACAAATCATTTTTATGGCTCCTTAGAAAAAGAGAGCTATAAGGTGGAGTTGAATGCATTTGCAACAAAACATGATGGCTTTTTAGGGCTTTTGCCTTATGCTGTTCCAAATGATACAAATATGGAAAAGAAATTTATTAATGCTTCATTTGGTTCAAAATTTCAAAATGACAGTTTGACTTTTAACCTCTCTTACATAAACAGTTATGGAAGTTATGATGCAGCATACAGTGCCCCAGTTGTATTTGGAGGTTATTCTTTGATAGAGCAGAAGTATGATTCTGAAGTGCTGACAGCAATTGTAAAGAAAAAGTTTCAAATTAGTAATCATACTCTTTCTGTCGGTGTACAGTATAGATATAAAAAATTTGATTTGGATGATGTAAAATATGACTCTGTTCAAAGTCCGGTTCAACAGAAATATGATAATGAAAATATCTACTCACTCTTTTTAGAAGATGCTGTTTCACTCTCAGAGAATAATTTAGTATGTCTCTCTGTTATGCAACAGCATTATGATAGAAATAAAGCCATGAAGGATGAAGATATTTCTCAACTGCGACTCTCTTATATCTATTCGAACAAAAAGTGGATTTCAAAGACCTTTTTAGCAAGCCAGAAGTTTGTTCCTGAACCATTTATGACGGCAGAAGCACATGTTGGTAACCCAAAGTTAGAACCTGAAAAATATCTCTCGTTGACACAAGAAACAAGTTATACAAATGAACAGACCTTGTCAAAACTGATTTTAGGATATGCTAAAACAAAAAACTTCCTTGTGTCAGATGCTTCAGGCGTAATGCAAAATGCTAAAGATGATTTCATAACATATTACAGTGCTTTGGAGTTTAATTATTTTTTTAGAAAAAAAGACAAACTGCAACTGCAATTTGATTATGCAAAACTTAAGTTTCCCGGTGACAGTAGTGGAGTTGTTGAACACTATAACTACCTTATAAGAATGGTAAACAGCATCTCTAAGTTTGATATTTTCAATGAGCTTGTTATTAACCATGGATTTGAAAATTTAGATACAGGTTATGATTACTCTGCCGGTGTAAAATACAGTGTCACCCCTGATCTGCACATCAATGTTAAGGGTGAAAATATTTTTAATGCAGGGTTGACAAGAAAATACTATTACAATATTACACCAACTCCAAAACAGCTTGAAGTTCCTGTAATTGAACAAAAATTTATGGTGAGTATGGAGTATCTGTTTTGA
- a CDS encoding quinone-dependent dihydroorotate dehydrogenase: MLNYESIKPLLFKFEPETAHHIAECVLRMPNICQIPFNPFLESHFVNDASLKQEIFGHTFLNPIGLGAGFDKNATMIRGMQILGFGFTEIGTVTPKPQPGNPKPRMFRHIKEESIQNAMGFNNDGAYKVVKRLKQRYPFTTPIGVNIGKNKVTPEYEAINDYTHLIKAFDGLGDYFVINISSPNTPGLRDLQNEEFIKNLFSQAKQLTSMPILLKIAPDMEIEAAVNLTKMAVQHGADGIIATNTTIDYSLVKHPKDIGGLSGAVLKEKSFKIFDAVAAELYGKTILISVGGIDSAKEAYKRIRAGASLVQILSGLIFHGPDMIMNINNELIQLLKADGFENISQAIGADRK, encoded by the coding sequence ATGCTAAATTACGAATCTATAAAACCTTTACTTTTTAAGTTTGAACCTGAAACAGCTCATCACATTGCAGAATGTGTTTTAAGAATGCCAAATATTTGTCAAATACCTTTTAATCCTTTTTTAGAATCGCACTTTGTTAATGATGCAAGCCTAAAACAAGAAATTTTCGGCCATACTTTTTTAAACCCGATAGGCCTTGGTGCCGGATTTGATAAAAATGCGACAATGATACGCGGTATGCAAATCTTAGGCTTCGGCTTCACAGAAATCGGTACAGTCACACCCAAGCCTCAGCCCGGAAACCCAAAACCGAGAATGTTTCGCCATATAAAAGAGGAAAGTATTCAAAATGCTATGGGGTTTAACAATGACGGCGCCTATAAAGTTGTCAAAAGACTCAAACAACGCTATCCATTTACTACACCAATTGGTGTTAATATCGGGAAAAATAAAGTAACACCTGAATATGAAGCTATCAATGATTATACACATCTCATTAAAGCATTTGACGGTTTAGGCGATTATTTTGTAATAAATATTTCATCGCCAAATACACCGGGGCTTAGAGATCTGCAAAATGAAGAATTTATTAAAAATCTTTTTTCACAGGCAAAACAGCTTACTTCTATGCCGATACTGCTAAAAATTGCACCGGATATGGAAATAGAAGCTGCCGTAAATTTGACAAAAATGGCAGTACAACACGGTGCGGACGGCATTATAGCAACAAATACAACGATTGATTATTCGTTGGTAAAACATCCAAAAGATATTGGCGGACTCAGCGGTGCCGTACTCAAAGAAAAAAGTTTTAAAATATTTGATGCTGTTGCAGCAGAACTTTATGGAAAAACAATACTTATCTCTGTCGGCGGTATAGACTCGGCAAAAGAGGCTTATAAACGAATCAGAGCCGGTGCTTCTTTAGTGCAGATTTTAAGTGGACTCATTTTTCACGGACCGGATATGATTATGAACATCAACAATGAACTTATACAACTGCTCAAAGCAGATGGCTTTGAAAATATTTCACAAGCCATCGGAGCCGATAGAAAATAA
- a CDS encoding M16 family metallopeptidase, with the protein MKTLLVIILTLGTLMASSLPKYETKTLKNGLQIVVIPLKNHSNVISTDIFYKVGSRNEVMGKTGIAHMLEHMNFKSSKNLQAGEFDKEVKSIGGVNNASTSFDYTHYYIKSSTDNLNKSVELYAELMQNLNLKDEEFQPERDVVTEERRWRTDNNPLGYLYFRLFNNAYIYHSYHWTPIGFMNDIRTWSIKDIRDFHATYYQPQNAILMVTGDVNPKDVFKSAKAAFGKIKNHGKIPKVKFIEPEQDGAKRVIVHKESEVEMLAITFHIPDFKDPDQVTLSVISEILYSGKSSRLYKELVDKKRLVNTVYAYNMENTDPGLFIFMATCNPGVKAETVEKELMKQINLMKETKVTKAELEKVKINTKSDFIYSLESSTSVANLFGSYLVRGDVTPLLTYEDDVNKITAKKVQEVAKKYFDFNKSTTLILKK; encoded by the coding sequence ATGAAAACACTTCTTGTAATAATATTAACTTTAGGAACACTTATGGCATCATCATTACCAAAATATGAAACAAAAACACTCAAAAACGGTCTACAAATTGTAGTTATACCCTTAAAAAACCACTCAAATGTCATCAGTACGGACATTTTTTACAAAGTCGGAAGCCGTAATGAAGTAATGGGGAAAACAGGTATTGCCCATATGCTTGAGCATATGAATTTCAAATCAAGTAAAAATCTGCAAGCAGGTGAATTTGACAAAGAAGTAAAAAGTATCGGCGGTGTAAACAATGCTTCTACAAGCTTCGACTATACACACTATTATATAAAATCAAGTACGGACAATTTAAACAAATCAGTAGAATTGTATGCAGAGCTTATGCAAAACCTTAATCTCAAAGATGAAGAATTCCAACCTGAACGTGATGTTGTAACAGAAGAGAGACGTTGGAGAACGGACAATAACCCGCTCGGATATCTCTACTTCAGACTTTTTAACAATGCCTATATTTACCATTCATATCACTGGACGCCTATCGGCTTTATGAACGACATACGAACATGGAGTATTAAAGATATAAGAGATTTTCATGCGACCTATTATCAGCCGCAAAATGCCATTTTAATGGTTACCGGCGATGTCAATCCAAAAGATGTATTCAAATCTGCAAAAGCAGCATTCGGCAAAATAAAAAATCACGGAAAAATTCCAAAAGTAAAATTTATAGAACCCGAACAAGACGGTGCAAAACGCGTTATAGTCCATAAAGAGAGCGAAGTTGAAATGCTGGCAATTACCTTTCATATACCTGACTTTAAAGACCCAGACCAAGTTACACTCAGCGTAATTTCCGAGATTCTTTACTCAGGTAAAAGCTCTCGTCTTTATAAGGAGCTTGTAGATAAAAAACGTCTTGTCAACACTGTTTATGCATACAATATGGAAAATACAGACCCGGGACTTTTTATATTCATGGCTACATGTAACCCAGGTGTCAAAGCCGAAACAGTAGAAAAAGAGCTGATGAAACAGATAAACCTGATGAAAGAGACAAAAGTAACAAAAGCAGAACTTGAAAAAGTCAAAATCAATACAAAATCTGATTTTATTTACTCGCTTGAGAGTTCTACCTCTGTTGCAAACCTTTTTGGAAGCTATCTTGTCAGAGGTGATGTTACACCGCTTTTAACTTATGAAGATGATGTCAACAAAATAACTGCAAAAAAAGTACAAGAAGTTGCTAAAAAATATTTTGATTTTAACAAATCGACAACACTTATTTTAAAAAAATAA